From Nematostella vectensis chromosome 14, jaNemVect1.1, whole genome shotgun sequence, a single genomic window includes:
- the LOC5509888 gene encoding centrosomal protein 43 isoform X4 — MSTDEDTELRDLVAQSLESKGVLGKIRAQLRASVFLALEEQEGPENKIPLTNGNLKKFISTSEGRLVAGLVREFLEFFELDFTIAVFDPESNFSDKYQGRNNLANELNLPDSDSAATKPLLAEVVRHMKYAGSASNNGTTGAKPTHHMADSQPQVKNSAAFSSPRHNGPASPRSTSPSSGKGKDEDFTELMISAGFESDEEMKPSRIPQRIREDRSSKSDNSQASENGGDSFFEKSDLKSARSGSPDKTIGSDEDDIFAEFTRKTEKTKNSDVKKSDLDKKSQESEPPKSPNWDDLAEIDSRINKLGFDIPGDEKSTHSQDYNDYDDDFQPTSSHLSDQSLSISEDIEEQLSSYRSNSNADDLMTTDRTVSRASDDGLDYAEDILNDF, encoded by the exons ATGTCGACCGACGAAGACACAGAATTGAGAGATTTAGTAGCACAATCGCTAGAAAGCAAAGGTGTTTTGGGGAAAATACGG GCACAGTTGCGTGCAAGTGTATTTCTTGCTCTAGAGGAACAGGAAGGCCCCGAG aACAAAATCCCCTTGACAAATGGTAATCTGAAAAAGTTTATTAGCACAAGTGAAG GTCGCCTTGTGGCAGGGCTGGTCAGAGAGTTCCTAGAATTTTTTGAGTTGGATTTCACCATTGCTGTCTTTGACCCGGAGAGTAACTTT AGTGATAAATACCAGGGAAGAAACAACCTTGCAAATGAGCTGAACCTGCCTGACTCAGACTCTGctgcaactaaaccacttTTAGCCGAGGTTGTGAGGCACATGAAGTATGCAGGAAGTGCGTCAAACAACGGTACAACAGGGGCAAAGCCTACTCACCATATGGCTGACTCACAG CCACAAGTAAAGAACTCTGCAGCTTTCTCATCACCTCGCCACAACGGCCCAGCCAGTCCTCGTAGTACCAGTCCTTCCTCAGGGAAG GGCAAGGATGAGGACTTCACAGAGCTCATGATCAGTGCTGGGTTTGAAAGTGATGAAGAAATG AAACCAAGTAGAATTCCCCAGAGAATACGAGAGGACAGGTCATCAAAGTCTGATAACAGTCAGGCCAGTGAAAACGGTGGGGATTCTTTCTTTGAAAAATCAGACCTCAAGTCGGCAAGAAGTGG GAGTCCTGACAAGACTATAGGAAGCGATGAGGATGACATTTTTGCTGAATTCACAAGAAAAACAGAGAAAACTAAAAATTCAGATGTCAAAAA GAGTGATCTTGATAAGAAGTCCCAGGAGTCAG AGCCGCCTAAATCCCCCAACTGGGACGACCTTGCTGAGATTGACAGCAGAATTAACAAACTCGGCTTCG ATATCCCAGGCGATGAGAAAAGCACGCATTCTCAGGACTACAATGATTATGACGACGATTTTCAGCCGACAAG TTCTCATCTTAGCGACCAGAGCCTCAGCATAAGTGAAGATATCGAGGAACAACTGAGCAGCTATCGTAGCAACAGCAACGCC gatGACTTGATGACCACTGACCGCACAGTATCGCGGGCTAGTGACGATGGCCTTGACTATGCTGAGGACATATTAAACGACTTTTAA
- the LOC5509888 gene encoding centrosomal protein 43 isoform X1, with translation MSTDEDTELRDLVAQSLESKGVLGKIRAQLRASVFLALEEQEGPENKIPLTNGNLKKFISTSEGRLVAGLVREFLEFFELDFTIAVFDPESNFSDKYQGRNNLANELNLPDSDSAATKPLLAEVVRHMKYAGSASNNGTTGAKPTHHMADSQPQVKNSAAFSSPRHNGPASPRSTSPSSGKGKDEDFTELMISAGFESDEEMKPSRIPQRIREDRSSKSDNSQASENGGDSFFEKSDLKSARSGSPDKTIGSDEDDIFAEFTRKTEKTKNSDVKKSDLDKKSQESGKQGGMLSSLRGAPPLSGGGLGSLKNAPPLPGTKAAKEPPKSPNWDDLAEIDSRINKLGFDIPGDEKSTHSQDYNDYDDDFQPTSSHLSDQSLSISEDIEEQLSSYRSNSNADDLMTTDRTVSRASDDGLDYAEDILNDF, from the exons ATGTCGACCGACGAAGACACAGAATTGAGAGATTTAGTAGCACAATCGCTAGAAAGCAAAGGTGTTTTGGGGAAAATACGG GCACAGTTGCGTGCAAGTGTATTTCTTGCTCTAGAGGAACAGGAAGGCCCCGAG aACAAAATCCCCTTGACAAATGGTAATCTGAAAAAGTTTATTAGCACAAGTGAAG GTCGCCTTGTGGCAGGGCTGGTCAGAGAGTTCCTAGAATTTTTTGAGTTGGATTTCACCATTGCTGTCTTTGACCCGGAGAGTAACTTT AGTGATAAATACCAGGGAAGAAACAACCTTGCAAATGAGCTGAACCTGCCTGACTCAGACTCTGctgcaactaaaccacttTTAGCCGAGGTTGTGAGGCACATGAAGTATGCAGGAAGTGCGTCAAACAACGGTACAACAGGGGCAAAGCCTACTCACCATATGGCTGACTCACAG CCACAAGTAAAGAACTCTGCAGCTTTCTCATCACCTCGCCACAACGGCCCAGCCAGTCCTCGTAGTACCAGTCCTTCCTCAGGGAAG GGCAAGGATGAGGACTTCACAGAGCTCATGATCAGTGCTGGGTTTGAAAGTGATGAAGAAATG AAACCAAGTAGAATTCCCCAGAGAATACGAGAGGACAGGTCATCAAAGTCTGATAACAGTCAGGCCAGTGAAAACGGTGGGGATTCTTTCTTTGAAAAATCAGACCTCAAGTCGGCAAGAAGTGG GAGTCCTGACAAGACTATAGGAAGCGATGAGGATGACATTTTTGCTGAATTCACAAGAAAAACAGAGAAAACTAAAAATTCAGATGTCAAAAA GAGTGATCTTGATAAGAAGTCCCAGGAGTCAG GAAAACAAGGTGGAATGCTGTCTTCTCTGAGAGGAGCTCCACCACTTTCCGGGGGAGGACTAGGGTCACTCAAAAATGCTCCCCCTCTCCCTGGTACTAAGGCTGCTAAAG AGCCGCCTAAATCCCCCAACTGGGACGACCTTGCTGAGATTGACAGCAGAATTAACAAACTCGGCTTCG ATATCCCAGGCGATGAGAAAAGCACGCATTCTCAGGACTACAATGATTATGACGACGATTTTCAGCCGACAAG TTCTCATCTTAGCGACCAGAGCCTCAGCATAAGTGAAGATATCGAGGAACAACTGAGCAGCTATCGTAGCAACAGCAACGCC gatGACTTGATGACCACTGACCGCACAGTATCGCGGGCTAGTGACGATGGCCTTGACTATGCTGAGGACATATTAAACGACTTTTAA
- the LOC5509888 gene encoding centrosomal protein 43 isoform X3 translates to MSTDEDTELRDLVAQSLESKGVLGKIRAQLRASVFLALEEQEGPENKIPLTNGNLKKFISTSEGRLVAGLVREFLEFFELDFTIAVFDPESNFSDKYQGRNNLANELNLPDSDSAATKPLLAEVVRHMKYAGSASNNGTTGAKPTHHMADSQPQVKNSAAFSSPRHNGPASPRSTSPSSGKKPSRIPQRIREDRSSKSDNSQASENGGDSFFEKSDLKSARSGSPDKTIGSDEDDIFAEFTRKTEKTKNSDVKKSDLDKKSQESGKQGGMLSSLRGAPPLSGGGLGSLKNAPPLPGTKAAKEPPKSPNWDDLAEIDSRINKLGFDIPGDEKSTHSQDYNDYDDDFQPTSSHLSDQSLSISEDIEEQLSSYRSNSNADDLMTTDRTVSRASDDGLDYAEDILNDF, encoded by the exons ATGTCGACCGACGAAGACACAGAATTGAGAGATTTAGTAGCACAATCGCTAGAAAGCAAAGGTGTTTTGGGGAAAATACGG GCACAGTTGCGTGCAAGTGTATTTCTTGCTCTAGAGGAACAGGAAGGCCCCGAG aACAAAATCCCCTTGACAAATGGTAATCTGAAAAAGTTTATTAGCACAAGTGAAG GTCGCCTTGTGGCAGGGCTGGTCAGAGAGTTCCTAGAATTTTTTGAGTTGGATTTCACCATTGCTGTCTTTGACCCGGAGAGTAACTTT AGTGATAAATACCAGGGAAGAAACAACCTTGCAAATGAGCTGAACCTGCCTGACTCAGACTCTGctgcaactaaaccacttTTAGCCGAGGTTGTGAGGCACATGAAGTATGCAGGAAGTGCGTCAAACAACGGTACAACAGGGGCAAAGCCTACTCACCATATGGCTGACTCACAG CCACAAGTAAAGAACTCTGCAGCTTTCTCATCACCTCGCCACAACGGCCCAGCCAGTCCTCGTAGTACCAGTCCTTCCTCAGGGAAG AAACCAAGTAGAATTCCCCAGAGAATACGAGAGGACAGGTCATCAAAGTCTGATAACAGTCAGGCCAGTGAAAACGGTGGGGATTCTTTCTTTGAAAAATCAGACCTCAAGTCGGCAAGAAGTGG GAGTCCTGACAAGACTATAGGAAGCGATGAGGATGACATTTTTGCTGAATTCACAAGAAAAACAGAGAAAACTAAAAATTCAGATGTCAAAAA GAGTGATCTTGATAAGAAGTCCCAGGAGTCAG GAAAACAAGGTGGAATGCTGTCTTCTCTGAGAGGAGCTCCACCACTTTCCGGGGGAGGACTAGGGTCACTCAAAAATGCTCCCCCTCTCCCTGGTACTAAGGCTGCTAAAG AGCCGCCTAAATCCCCCAACTGGGACGACCTTGCTGAGATTGACAGCAGAATTAACAAACTCGGCTTCG ATATCCCAGGCGATGAGAAAAGCACGCATTCTCAGGACTACAATGATTATGACGACGATTTTCAGCCGACAAG TTCTCATCTTAGCGACCAGAGCCTCAGCATAAGTGAAGATATCGAGGAACAACTGAGCAGCTATCGTAGCAACAGCAACGCC gatGACTTGATGACCACTGACCGCACAGTATCGCGGGCTAGTGACGATGGCCTTGACTATGCTGAGGACATATTAAACGACTTTTAA
- the LOC5509888 gene encoding centrosomal protein 43 isoform X5, with protein sequence MSTDEDTELRDLVAQSLESKGVLGKIRAQLRASVFLALEEQEGPENKIPLTNGNLKKFISTSEGRLVAGLVREFLEFFELDFTIAVFDPESNFSDKYQGRNNLANELNLPDSDSAATKPLLAEVVRHMKYAGSASNNGTTGAKPTHHMADSQKPSRIPQRIREDRSSKSDNSQASENGGDSFFEKSDLKSARSGSPDKTIGSDEDDIFAEFTRKTEKTKNSDVKKSDLDKKSQESGKQGGMLSSLRGAPPLSGGGLGSLKNAPPLPGTKAAKEPPKSPNWDDLAEIDSRINKLGFDIPGDEKSTHSQDYNDYDDDFQPTSSHLSDQSLSISEDIEEQLSSYRSNSNADDLMTTDRTVSRASDDGLDYAEDILNDF encoded by the exons ATGTCGACCGACGAAGACACAGAATTGAGAGATTTAGTAGCACAATCGCTAGAAAGCAAAGGTGTTTTGGGGAAAATACGG GCACAGTTGCGTGCAAGTGTATTTCTTGCTCTAGAGGAACAGGAAGGCCCCGAG aACAAAATCCCCTTGACAAATGGTAATCTGAAAAAGTTTATTAGCACAAGTGAAG GTCGCCTTGTGGCAGGGCTGGTCAGAGAGTTCCTAGAATTTTTTGAGTTGGATTTCACCATTGCTGTCTTTGACCCGGAGAGTAACTTT AGTGATAAATACCAGGGAAGAAACAACCTTGCAAATGAGCTGAACCTGCCTGACTCAGACTCTGctgcaactaaaccacttTTAGCCGAGGTTGTGAGGCACATGAAGTATGCAGGAAGTGCGTCAAACAACGGTACAACAGGGGCAAAGCCTACTCACCATATGGCTGACTCACAG AAACCAAGTAGAATTCCCCAGAGAATACGAGAGGACAGGTCATCAAAGTCTGATAACAGTCAGGCCAGTGAAAACGGTGGGGATTCTTTCTTTGAAAAATCAGACCTCAAGTCGGCAAGAAGTGG GAGTCCTGACAAGACTATAGGAAGCGATGAGGATGACATTTTTGCTGAATTCACAAGAAAAACAGAGAAAACTAAAAATTCAGATGTCAAAAA GAGTGATCTTGATAAGAAGTCCCAGGAGTCAG GAAAACAAGGTGGAATGCTGTCTTCTCTGAGAGGAGCTCCACCACTTTCCGGGGGAGGACTAGGGTCACTCAAAAATGCTCCCCCTCTCCCTGGTACTAAGGCTGCTAAAG AGCCGCCTAAATCCCCCAACTGGGACGACCTTGCTGAGATTGACAGCAGAATTAACAAACTCGGCTTCG ATATCCCAGGCGATGAGAAAAGCACGCATTCTCAGGACTACAATGATTATGACGACGATTTTCAGCCGACAAG TTCTCATCTTAGCGACCAGAGCCTCAGCATAAGTGAAGATATCGAGGAACAACTGAGCAGCTATCGTAGCAACAGCAACGCC gatGACTTGATGACCACTGACCGCACAGTATCGCGGGCTAGTGACGATGGCCTTGACTATGCTGAGGACATATTAAACGACTTTTAA
- the LOC5509888 gene encoding centrosomal protein 43 isoform X2 produces the protein MSTDEDTELRDLVAQSLESKGVLGKIRNKIPLTNGNLKKFISTSEGRLVAGLVREFLEFFELDFTIAVFDPESNFSDKYQGRNNLANELNLPDSDSAATKPLLAEVVRHMKYAGSASNNGTTGAKPTHHMADSQPQVKNSAAFSSPRHNGPASPRSTSPSSGKGKDEDFTELMISAGFESDEEMKPSRIPQRIREDRSSKSDNSQASENGGDSFFEKSDLKSARSGSPDKTIGSDEDDIFAEFTRKTEKTKNSDVKKSDLDKKSQESGKQGGMLSSLRGAPPLSGGGLGSLKNAPPLPGTKAAKEPPKSPNWDDLAEIDSRINKLGFDIPGDEKSTHSQDYNDYDDDFQPTSSHLSDQSLSISEDIEEQLSSYRSNSNADDLMTTDRTVSRASDDGLDYAEDILNDF, from the exons ATGTCGACCGACGAAGACACAGAATTGAGAGATTTAGTAGCACAATCGCTAGAAAGCAAAGGTGTTTTGGGGAAAATACGG aACAAAATCCCCTTGACAAATGGTAATCTGAAAAAGTTTATTAGCACAAGTGAAG GTCGCCTTGTGGCAGGGCTGGTCAGAGAGTTCCTAGAATTTTTTGAGTTGGATTTCACCATTGCTGTCTTTGACCCGGAGAGTAACTTT AGTGATAAATACCAGGGAAGAAACAACCTTGCAAATGAGCTGAACCTGCCTGACTCAGACTCTGctgcaactaaaccacttTTAGCCGAGGTTGTGAGGCACATGAAGTATGCAGGAAGTGCGTCAAACAACGGTACAACAGGGGCAAAGCCTACTCACCATATGGCTGACTCACAG CCACAAGTAAAGAACTCTGCAGCTTTCTCATCACCTCGCCACAACGGCCCAGCCAGTCCTCGTAGTACCAGTCCTTCCTCAGGGAAG GGCAAGGATGAGGACTTCACAGAGCTCATGATCAGTGCTGGGTTTGAAAGTGATGAAGAAATG AAACCAAGTAGAATTCCCCAGAGAATACGAGAGGACAGGTCATCAAAGTCTGATAACAGTCAGGCCAGTGAAAACGGTGGGGATTCTTTCTTTGAAAAATCAGACCTCAAGTCGGCAAGAAGTGG GAGTCCTGACAAGACTATAGGAAGCGATGAGGATGACATTTTTGCTGAATTCACAAGAAAAACAGAGAAAACTAAAAATTCAGATGTCAAAAA GAGTGATCTTGATAAGAAGTCCCAGGAGTCAG GAAAACAAGGTGGAATGCTGTCTTCTCTGAGAGGAGCTCCACCACTTTCCGGGGGAGGACTAGGGTCACTCAAAAATGCTCCCCCTCTCCCTGGTACTAAGGCTGCTAAAG AGCCGCCTAAATCCCCCAACTGGGACGACCTTGCTGAGATTGACAGCAGAATTAACAAACTCGGCTTCG ATATCCCAGGCGATGAGAAAAGCACGCATTCTCAGGACTACAATGATTATGACGACGATTTTCAGCCGACAAG TTCTCATCTTAGCGACCAGAGCCTCAGCATAAGTGAAGATATCGAGGAACAACTGAGCAGCTATCGTAGCAACAGCAACGCC gatGACTTGATGACCACTGACCGCACAGTATCGCGGGCTAGTGACGATGGCCTTGACTATGCTGAGGACATATTAAACGACTTTTAA